In a single window of the Bacillus clarus genome:
- a CDS encoding lactococcin 972 family bacteriocin, giving the protein MSLIVFAPEPKILKKGILIMKKLVATLTACTCLGLSTISVSATSTETSGGVNLDPILKEYREQGSVDGQMRSLSTAPRVAVPWKDADGGQFRVLWSGNTHTSQFDHNYKSHGCSASNSHSTRYSEWEAPGDRAEIWIYSTTGGNKGNWSTDHWS; this is encoded by the coding sequence ATGAGTCTTATAGTTTTTGCACCAGAACCAAAAATATTAAAAAAGGGGATTTTAATTATGAAGAAACTAGTTGCAACACTTACAGCATGCACATGTCTAGGTTTATCAACAATCAGTGTATCAGCTACATCTACAGAGACTTCAGGAGGGGTTAATCTAGACCCTATTTTGAAAGAGTACAGAGAACAAGGTTCAGTTGACGGACAAATGAGATCACTTTCTACTGCACCAAGAGTAGCAGTTCCTTGGAAAGACGCTGATGGTGGACAATTCAGAGTTCTTTGGTCTGGAAATACACATACCTCTCAATTCGATCATAATTATAAAAGTCATGGATGTAGCGCTTCTAATAGTCATTCTACAAGATATAGTGAATGGGAAGCTCCAGGAGATCGAGCTGAGATTTGGATTTATTCTACTACAGGTGGTAATAAAGGTAATTGGTCAACTGATCATTGGTCATAA
- a CDS encoding bacteriocin-like WGxF protein (Built to rescue LMOF2365_14255 during structural annotation change regression.): MLILFTVLVHKVIYRVLLLDYGLIMYWGLFVSIFFVLNLLANIIFLTRK; encoded by the coding sequence ATTTTAATTCTTTTTACTGTATTGGTACATAAGGTAATCTATCGAGTTTTATTGTTAGATTATGGTCTTATTATGTATTGGGGACTATTTGTAAGTATATTTTTTGTATTGAATTTACTTGCAAATATAATATTTCTTACAAGAAAATAA
- a CDS encoding YitT family protein, whose amino-acid sequence MSKISKRKPNKLKIVVRALMIIIGAFITAYGLEAILIPNNVSDGGVTGLSIVSSKLFGLPLGLLIAIINIPFVWLGYKQIGKSFAIYSVIGIASLAIGTILMHNVPTIIEGDTLLITVVGGIIIGFGMGLALRNGGALDGIDMLAVLLSRKLPFGTSDLILFLNMFVFIFVSTVFGLQGAILSAIAYFIASKVIHIVEVGLSGSKTFKIITKEPELMVETIRDRLGRSATYNEVYGGYSREQFKEITCVINRLEESKMKELIHEIDENAFVAVYDVAEVKGGNFKKHDIH is encoded by the coding sequence ATGAGTAAAATTAGCAAGCGAAAGCCCAATAAACTAAAAATTGTTGTACGAGCATTAATGATTATTATTGGTGCATTTATAACAGCATATGGACTAGAAGCGATATTAATCCCAAACAACGTATCAGATGGTGGTGTGACAGGTTTAAGTATCGTTAGTTCAAAACTATTTGGATTACCATTAGGACTTCTAATTGCAATCATTAACATACCCTTCGTTTGGTTAGGATATAAGCAAATTGGTAAAAGTTTTGCTATATATTCGGTTATCGGTATTGCTTCACTAGCAATCGGAACGATCCTTATGCACAACGTACCAACTATTATTGAAGGTGATACATTGTTAATTACCGTTGTTGGGGGGATTATTATCGGTTTTGGTATGGGGTTAGCACTTCGTAATGGTGGCGCATTAGATGGAATTGATATGTTAGCTGTATTACTATCTCGAAAGTTACCTTTCGGGACAAGTGATCTTATCTTATTCTTAAACATGTTTGTTTTTATTTTTGTTTCAACAGTATTTGGTCTTCAAGGGGCCATTCTTTCGGCAATTGCTTACTTTATTGCCTCTAAAGTAATACATATCGTTGAAGTAGGTTTAAGTGGTTCTAAAACCTTTAAAATTATTACGAAAGAACCTGAATTAATGGTAGAAACAATTCGAGACCGCTTAGGTAGAAGCGCAACTTATAATGAAGTTTACGGCGGTTATTCAAGGGAACAGTTTAAAGAAATCACGTGTGTTATTAACCGTTTGGAAGAAAGTAAAATGAAAGAACTTATTCATGAAATTGATGAAAACGCCTTTGTTGCGGTATATGACGTAGCAGAAGTAAAAGGCGGTAATTTCAAAAAGCATGATATTCATTAA
- a CDS encoding M20 family metallopeptidase, whose translation MGTKQVTEHRKTITESIERNKEKYIQTSHDIHANPEIGNQEFYASRTLSLLLGSAGFQLQHNIAGHETGFIARKSSGKQGPTIAFLAEYDALPGLGHACGHNLIGTISVAAAIALSETLEEIGGEVVVFGTPAEEGGPNGSAKSSYVKAGLFKNIDAALMIHPSGKTATTSPSLAVDPLDFHFYGKTAHAAASPEEGINALDAIIQLYNSINALRQQLPSDVKIHGVITEGGKAPNIIPDYAAARFFIRAATRKRCAEVTEKVRNIAKGAALATGATVKINQFQNEIDELLVTKTFNDVVAEELEQLGEDVNRKERLGIGSTDAGNVSQVVPTIHPYIKIGPDNLIAHTNEFREAARSEFGDKALITSAKALANTAYRLIMEEGLLERIKEEFKEEQRNQ comes from the coding sequence ATGGGAACAAAACAAGTAACGGAACATCGAAAAACAATTACAGAAAGTATAGAAAGAAATAAAGAAAAATACATACAAACAAGTCACGACATTCATGCAAATCCTGAAATTGGTAATCAAGAATTTTATGCATCGAGAACGTTAAGCTTATTGTTAGGAAGTGCTGGCTTTCAATTGCAACATAATATAGCAGGACATGAAACGGGCTTTATTGCACGGAAGAGTTCAGGGAAACAAGGACCGACAATTGCCTTTTTAGCAGAGTATGATGCTTTGCCTGGATTAGGTCATGCGTGTGGTCATAACTTAATTGGAACGATTAGTGTTGCGGCAGCAATCGCATTATCAGAGACGCTTGAAGAAATCGGCGGTGAAGTTGTTGTATTTGGAACACCGGCCGAAGAAGGGGGACCAAATGGAAGTGCGAAATCTAGTTATGTGAAAGCTGGTTTATTTAAAAATATTGATGCGGCGCTTATGATTCATCCGAGTGGAAAAACGGCAACGACAAGTCCTTCACTAGCAGTCGATCCACTTGATTTTCACTTTTACGGAAAAACAGCTCATGCAGCTGCTTCACCAGAAGAAGGAATTAACGCATTAGATGCGATTATCCAGCTGTATAACAGTATTAATGCGCTTCGCCAACAACTTCCATCAGATGTGAAAATTCATGGAGTTATTACAGAAGGAGGAAAAGCACCTAACATTATTCCTGATTACGCAGCAGCACGGTTCTTTATTCGAGCTGCAACTCGAAAAAGATGTGCCGAAGTAACTGAAAAGGTAAGAAATATTGCCAAAGGAGCCGCATTAGCAACAGGCGCAACAGTGAAAATCAATCAATTCCAAAATGAAATTGATGAATTGTTAGTAACAAAAACATTCAATGATGTAGTTGCTGAAGAATTAGAACAACTTGGTGAAGACGTAAACCGCAAAGAAAGACTCGGCATCGGCTCAACTGACGCAGGAAACGTCAGTCAAGTCGTACCGACAATTCATCCATATATCAAAATAGGACCGGATAATTTAATTGCACATACGAATGAATTTAGAGAAGCAGCGCGGTCAGAATTTGGAGACAAAGCGTTAATTACATCAGCGAAAGCATTAGCGAATACAGCGTATCGATTAATTATGGAAGAAGGGCTATTAGAGAGAATTAAGGAGGAGTTTAAAGAGGAACAGAGAAATCAGTGA
- a CDS encoding ABC transporter ATP-binding protein: protein MIQLKNISKSFDAKPILTDVSLNINKNEFVSIVGASGAGKTTLLNMIGLLDKPDSGSVKIANYENPSKKEIQHLRRYTLGNIFQNYVLMENETVSTNLLLSKTYNNKFNTELLTTTLEKVGLDSTFLSKKVYMLSGGEQQRLAIARIMLKPCEIILADEPTGNLDSENKKMVVSLFHDLQKLGKTIICVTHDDEIAEGSDRIIKINRKGFLEL, encoded by the coding sequence ATGATTCAACTAAAAAATATAAGTAAAAGTTTTGATGCGAAACCTATATTAACTGACGTCTCTTTGAATATAAATAAAAACGAATTTGTTTCTATAGTAGGAGCGAGCGGTGCTGGAAAAACCACACTTTTAAATATGATTGGCTTATTGGATAAACCCGATTCAGGGAGTGTAAAGATAGCTAATTATGAAAACCCTAGTAAAAAAGAAATCCAACATTTAAGAAGATACACGTTAGGAAATATTTTCCAAAACTATGTTTTAATGGAAAATGAAACGGTTTCTACAAATTTATTACTTTCAAAAACCTACAATAATAAATTTAATACAGAACTATTAACAACAACTTTAGAAAAAGTAGGCTTGGATTCAACGTTTTTAAGTAAAAAAGTATATATGTTAAGTGGTGGGGAACAACAACGTTTAGCGATTGCTAGAATCATGTTAAAACCTTGTGAAATTATATTAGCTGATGAACCAACAGGAAATTTGGACAGTGAAAATAAAAAAATGGTTGTTTCATTATTTCACGATTTACAAAAATTAGGGAAAACAATTATTTGTGTAACTCATGATGATGAAATTGCGGAAGGTTCAGACAGAATCATAAAAATAAATAGGAAGGGATTTTTGGAATTATGA
- a CDS encoding AAA domain-containing protein, protein MFGEKEGDYFMNTTTQTPSLTETMKEWHYALAYEIKHWKTIGGSKISIINGRFLYTDYESTVYVFQLISEVSLPEGSPIRIEFDGEEATGEVLSVHGLEIELKLNDYIQGEIREAVLYSEPWQLLEQLQERLKEARKDKQRRQRIKRLVDGTSSPKHIEKMKNTKNELAYRSFYNPTTYVWGPPGTGKSYNLSRIISAHYQKGKSVLVLAHSNAAVDVLMSEITKQIEKKKKWTPGEIIRYGFSQHDHIRNHETLLASRLVETTNGSWGEERLYLEETRQELREKILSYKATSSDKKRMQEIESDLRKQKAKIKEVEREYIENAKVIGATLSKCAIDALIYERTFDLVVVDEVSMAFVPQIALAASLGKRIVVCGDFLQLPPIAMANHELVRKWLGEDMFYHAGIVESVNKSEAHPNLYMLQEQRRMHADISKFTNSFIYKNRVYDHPSVSDRKELAKLQPFANEANVLFDTSLMGAFSLKDAAAGSRFNIMSGLVAMQMILIGLLDGVQSIGVVTPYRAQSRFLSTCIREMLQKTKYQHIPVLAATVHKFQGSERDMMIFDTVDSYPQERPGVLFFDHKNHRLVNVAVTRARGKFIQLSDCHYMRKNLSRKQALSQLTAHLERHGNVYDRTTSRQVWERKISKRLRWFMEMNLEEPKGLLKDILAAKRKIIISLPSTRQVDKRVWQALMRTNAQVTVYSDGPVPLKNVKLQRQNKAFPFILIDDEIFWAGAPLTSQMMFEGSTEFPYICARLQAPETIGVLKGFLDIR, encoded by the coding sequence ATGTTTGGGGAGAAGGAAGGAGATTATTTTATGAATACAACGACTCAAACTCCTTCATTAACGGAAACGATGAAAGAGTGGCATTATGCATTAGCATATGAAATTAAACATTGGAAAACGATAGGTGGAAGTAAAATCTCTATCATTAACGGTCGTTTTTTATATACAGATTATGAAAGTACTGTTTACGTATTTCAGCTTATTTCGGAAGTAAGCTTACCTGAGGGCTCGCCAATTCGAATTGAGTTCGATGGTGAGGAAGCAACAGGGGAAGTATTATCTGTACATGGATTAGAAATTGAATTGAAGTTAAATGATTATATACAAGGCGAGATAAGAGAAGCTGTTTTATACAGTGAACCGTGGCAACTGCTCGAACAACTGCAAGAGCGATTGAAAGAGGCACGTAAAGATAAGCAGAGGCGTCAACGAATTAAACGTCTAGTAGATGGGACGAGCAGTCCGAAACACATTGAAAAGATGAAAAATACTAAAAATGAATTGGCATATCGTTCTTTTTACAATCCGACAACGTACGTTTGGGGACCGCCTGGAACGGGGAAGTCGTATAATTTATCGCGCATTATTTCAGCACATTATCAAAAAGGAAAATCGGTACTTGTGTTAGCTCATAGTAATGCGGCAGTTGACGTATTAATGAGTGAAATAACGAAGCAAATTGAAAAGAAAAAGAAATGGACACCTGGAGAAATTATTCGTTACGGTTTTAGTCAACATGATCATATACGAAATCATGAAACGTTACTCGCTTCAAGGTTAGTTGAAACGACGAACGGATCGTGGGGAGAGGAAAGGCTTTATTTAGAGGAAACACGCCAAGAGCTTCGTGAAAAAATTCTATCGTATAAGGCAACGTCTTCTGATAAGAAACGTATGCAAGAAATAGAAAGTGATCTTCGAAAGCAAAAAGCGAAAATTAAAGAAGTGGAAAGAGAATATATTGAAAATGCGAAAGTAATCGGTGCGACTTTATCGAAATGCGCAATTGATGCGCTTATTTATGAGCGTACATTTGATTTAGTTGTCGTAGATGAAGTGAGTATGGCGTTTGTTCCGCAAATCGCACTAGCTGCTTCACTTGGGAAACGTATCGTCGTTTGTGGCGACTTTTTACAGTTACCTCCAATCGCAATGGCAAACCATGAACTCGTTCGCAAATGGCTCGGCGAAGATATGTTTTATCACGCAGGAATTGTTGAGTCTGTAAATAAGTCTGAAGCACATCCGAATTTATATATGTTGCAAGAACAGAGACGGATGCATGCGGATATATCTAAGTTTACAAATTCATTTATTTATAAAAATAGAGTATATGACCATCCATCTGTTTCGGATCGTAAGGAACTCGCGAAGCTACAACCGTTCGCAAATGAGGCGAATGTTTTATTTGATACGAGCTTAATGGGAGCATTTTCTTTAAAAGATGCTGCTGCTGGTTCGCGTTTTAATATTATGTCTGGTTTAGTGGCGATGCAAATGATTTTAATCGGACTGTTAGACGGTGTTCAATCTATCGGTGTTGTTACACCTTACCGAGCGCAGTCTCGCTTTTTATCGACGTGTATTAGAGAAATGTTGCAGAAAACGAAATATCAACATATACCAGTTTTAGCGGCGACAGTTCATAAGTTTCAAGGTTCTGAAAGAGATATGATGATATTTGATACGGTTGATAGTTATCCGCAAGAACGTCCTGGCGTGTTATTCTTTGATCATAAAAACCATCGTCTCGTAAATGTAGCAGTGACAAGGGCGAGAGGGAAATTCATTCAATTATCAGATTGCCATTATATGCGTAAAAACCTTTCGAGAAAACAAGCGTTATCACAATTAACAGCTCATTTAGAGCGTCATGGAAATGTATATGATCGTACAACGTCACGTCAAGTGTGGGAGCGGAAAATTTCGAAACGGTTACGCTGGTTTATGGAAATGAATCTTGAGGAGCCAAAAGGGCTATTAAAAGATATTTTAGCGGCAAAACGAAAAATTATCATTTCACTTCCAAGTACAAGGCAAGTAGATAAACGAGTATGGCAAGCGTTAATGCGTACAAATGCGCAAGTAACGGTTTATAGTGATGGACCAGTTCCATTAAAGAATGTAAAGTTACAAAGACAAAATAAAGCATTCCCGTTTATATTAATAGATGATGAAATTTTTTGGGCAGGGGCACCGTTAACATCTCAAATGATGTTTGAAGGTAGTACGGAATTCCCGTATATATGTGCAAGACTACAAGCACCGGAAACAATTGGTGTATTAAAAGGATTTTTAGATATTCGGTAA
- a CDS encoding DUF1430 domain-containing protein, with protein sequence MRKILYMLLTMVFISVHLLGYFLMSNKQLTDILYSKSQLVHIDYSKAEKNADSNKMLKDIVIFSENNNINISQYKFQSQTDLNIYSSNIKNDPNIYIESGNLPKNHQYLSNIKSNSMVNQSGVFSFPLSNWKMHIYDINQIHNVGIGDEFYLQGANKETINTFIKEFSHYGEISLINENVNSLLLTDLTLVMLVVFSFVIFFIGLFYFLILNRKKMLLQKLWGYSVWRQLASIPKEFAKCFTLIIFVLLIGMISFVLTFNQTHFFMEYIVTFITINVITVCILFVFITSVTWFINQLNNEAMDIKGSLSFIKIQWISAILKIIVSLLLFGIISSSFVNIYELKNQLKGLEYWKQTQNVFRIQVQRLNTNVLDKPKSNRDLNDRFFNFYKEIEANHNAFLIDSGNFHVIGHNNGKPIYSYTNAIKDRNSIYSHKGRSVVIDKNYLKVNPIKDVDGKDISHRISTDKNVLNVLVPQNLKEFENQIIASYKKRFYFQRVEVANIYNKQLGIPINNTPIEDLSVNVIYTKNEQYYFTFDSTTGDNTNRIKDPLAMIYNESVDSSIIGSYTTTNLFFIDKSKGHALENISPALNKTHVTEINNTISVYSETKDQIAKKQWLLLQQTIGLVITIILSIILLISFIWSYYNANVYLLNLKYLFGYSYWKRNRNIILITLISHLTAGIAVYVFYDVNIVFILVSFAIALDLFIINVLGNYLIKKNITKIVKGDHI encoded by the coding sequence ATGAGAAAAATTCTCTATATGCTATTAACTATGGTGTTTATTTCAGTTCATTTATTAGGATATTTTTTAATGAGTAACAAGCAATTAACTGACATTTTATATTCAAAGTCTCAATTAGTACATATAGATTATAGTAAAGCTGAAAAAAATGCCGATTCTAATAAAATGTTGAAAGATATTGTTATTTTTTCGGAAAATAACAATATTAATATTTCTCAATATAAATTCCAAAGTCAAACTGATTTAAATATTTATTCCTCTAATATAAAAAATGACCCAAACATCTATATAGAATCAGGGAATTTACCAAAAAACCATCAATATCTCTCGAATATAAAAAGTAATTCTATGGTCAATCAATCAGGTGTCTTTTCTTTTCCTTTATCTAATTGGAAGATGCATATATATGATATAAACCAAATACATAATGTTGGGATAGGAGATGAATTTTATTTACAGGGGGCAAATAAAGAAACGATTAATACATTTATTAAAGAGTTTTCCCACTATGGTGAAATATCATTAATAAATGAAAATGTAAATAGCTTACTATTAACGGATCTTACTTTGGTAATGCTTGTAGTTTTTTCTTTTGTAATTTTTTTCATAGGATTATTTTACTTCCTTATTTTAAATCGAAAAAAAATGTTGTTACAAAAGTTATGGGGCTACTCTGTATGGAGACAATTAGCTTCCATTCCAAAAGAATTTGCAAAGTGTTTTACTTTAATCATATTTGTATTATTAATAGGGATGATTAGTTTTGTCTTAACCTTTAATCAAACACATTTCTTTATGGAGTATATAGTAACCTTTATTACAATCAATGTAATTACTGTGTGTATCTTATTTGTTTTTATAACGTCAGTAACTTGGTTTATTAATCAATTAAACAATGAAGCTATGGACATAAAAGGAAGTTTATCATTTATAAAAATACAATGGATATCCGCCATTCTTAAAATAATTGTCTCTCTTTTATTATTCGGTATTATTAGTTCTTCATTCGTAAATATCTATGAGTTAAAGAATCAATTGAAGGGTTTAGAGTATTGGAAGCAAACACAGAACGTTTTTAGAATACAAGTGCAGCGTTTAAATACCAATGTACTTGATAAACCAAAGTCAAATAGAGATTTAAATGATAGATTTTTTAATTTTTACAAAGAAATTGAAGCAAACCATAATGCTTTTTTAATAGACAGTGGAAATTTCCATGTTATCGGACATAATAATGGCAAACCAATATATAGCTATACAAATGCAATAAAAGATAGAAACTCTATATATTCTCACAAAGGTCGAAGTGTAGTCATAGATAAAAACTATTTAAAAGTTAATCCGATTAAAGATGTTGACGGTAAAGATATTTCTCATCGAATATCTACTGATAAGAATGTTTTAAATGTATTAGTTCCTCAAAATCTGAAAGAATTCGAGAATCAAATTATTGCCTCATATAAAAAGCGATTTTATTTTCAAAGAGTTGAAGTTGCTAATATTTACAATAAACAACTTGGAATTCCAATAAACAATACTCCTATAGAGGATCTATCGGTTAATGTAATATACACTAAAAACGAACAATATTATTTTACTTTTGATAGTACTACAGGTGATAATACAAATAGAATTAAAGACCCTCTTGCTATGATTTATAATGAAAGTGTGGATTCTTCGATTATTGGGTCGTATACAACTACAAATTTATTTTTTATAGATAAATCTAAAGGGCATGCACTTGAAAATATTTCACCAGCACTAAATAAGACACATGTAACAGAAATAAATAATACTATATCTGTTTACAGCGAAACGAAAGATCAAATTGCTAAAAAACAATGGCTATTACTACAACAAACAATTGGATTGGTTATCACAATTATCTTGTCGATAATACTTTTAATCTCATTTATTTGGTCATATTATAATGCTAATGTGTATTTACTAAACCTTAAATATCTGTTTGGATATTCTTATTGGAAGAGAAACCGTAATATAATTCTTATTACATTAATTTCACATCTTACGGCAGGAATAGCAGTATATGTTTTTTATGATGTGAATATTGTATTTATATTAGTTAGTTTCGCTATTGCACTAGATTTATTCATTATAAATGTATTGGGTAACTACTTGATTAAAAAGAATATAACAAAAATAGTAAAAGGAGACCATATATGA
- a CDS encoding VOC family protein, translating into MPVRRIEHVGLMVANLETSISFYEEVVGLQLIKRMGHPNPDLKLAFLSVEESQETILELIEGYNSSLPAEGKVHHICFKVDSLEEEIERLKKLTVTFLLGEEIETLPDGTRYIFFAGPDGEWIEFFETER; encoded by the coding sequence ATGCCAGTAAGAAGAATTGAACACGTAGGACTTATGGTTGCAAACTTAGAAACATCTATTTCATTTTATGAAGAAGTAGTTGGCTTACAACTTATTAAGCGTATGGGACATCCAAATCCAGACTTAAAACTCGCTTTTTTAAGCGTAGAAGAATCACAAGAAACGATACTTGAATTAATTGAAGGCTATAACTCTTCCCTTCCAGCAGAAGGTAAAGTGCATCACATTTGCTTCAAAGTAGATTCATTAGAAGAGGAGATCGAAAGACTAAAAAAATTAACAGTAACATTTTTATTGGGGGAAGAAATTGAAACTTTACCTGATGGAACACGTTACATATTCTTTGCAGGTCCTGATGGGGAATGGATTGAGTTTTTTGAGACGGAGCGATAA
- a CDS encoding IS3 family transposase, which translates to MGSHSRKGNCHDNTYIESIFSHFKSEMFYLNYYQTKEELIKAIETYIYHYNYKRFQKRLNYRAPIEYRISIAA; encoded by the coding sequence ATCGGCAGCCACTCCCGTAAAGGAAACTGCCACGACAATACTTATATTGAATCGATTTTCTCTCATTTTAAATCTGAAATGTTTTATCTTAATTATTATCAAACAAAGGAAGAACTAATTAAAGCTATTGAAACATACATCTATCATTATAATTACAAACGATTCCAAAAAAGGCTTAACTATCGAGCTCCGATTGAATATCGAATCTCGATAGCTGCATAA
- a CDS encoding D-cysteine desulfhydrase — MNLAKFPRKKYTELYTPIEKLNHFSEALGGPTIYFKRDDLLGLTAGGNKTRKLEFLVADAQAKEADTLITAGGIQSNHCRLTLAAAVKEKMKCILVLEEGLEPEEKPDFNGNYFLYHLLGAENVIVVSNGTELMDEMQKVAKEVSEKGNTPYVIPVGGSNPTGAMGYVACAQEIMAQSFEQGIDFNSVVCVSGSGGMHAGLITGFYGTQSHIPVIGMNVSRGKAEQEEKVAKLVAETSAHIGIPNFIPREAVTCFDEYVGPGYALPTPEMVEAVQLLAKTEGILLDPVYTGKAVAGLIDLIRKGKFKKEDNILFVHSGGSPALYANTSLFV, encoded by the coding sequence ATGAATTTAGCTAAATTCCCTAGAAAAAAATATACAGAATTATATACACCAATTGAAAAGTTAAATCATTTTTCTGAAGCACTCGGTGGACCAACTATTTATTTTAAAAGAGATGATTTACTTGGTTTAACAGCTGGTGGTAATAAGACACGAAAGTTAGAGTTTCTAGTTGCGGATGCACAGGCAAAAGAGGCGGACACGTTAATTACAGCTGGTGGTATTCAGTCGAATCATTGCCGTTTAACGTTAGCAGCTGCGGTAAAAGAAAAAATGAAATGTATTCTCGTATTAGAAGAAGGGCTTGAGCCAGAAGAAAAGCCAGATTTTAACGGAAACTATTTCTTATATCATTTATTAGGTGCTGAAAACGTAATTGTTGTGTCAAACGGAACAGAACTTATGGATGAAATGCAAAAAGTTGCGAAAGAAGTAAGTGAAAAAGGTAATACACCATACGTTATTCCAGTTGGTGGATCAAACCCTACTGGCGCAATGGGATACGTTGCTTGTGCGCAAGAAATTATGGCTCAATCATTTGAACAAGGAATTGATTTCAATTCTGTTGTTTGCGTAAGCGGTAGCGGTGGTATGCATGCAGGTTTAATTACTGGATTTTACGGAACGCAAAGCCACATCCCTGTAATCGGAATGAATGTAAGCAGAGGAAAAGCTGAGCAGGAAGAGAAAGTCGCAAAACTTGTTGCGGAAACTTCAGCTCATATTGGTATTCCAAACTTTATTCCACGTGAAGCTGTTACATGTTTTGATGAGTATGTTGGACCAGGTTATGCCTTACCGACACCAGAAATGGTTGAGGCAGTACAGTTGTTAGCGAAAACTGAAGGGATTTTACTGGATCCAGTTTATACAGGGAAAGCGGTAGCCGGACTTATTGACCTAATTAGAAAAGGTAAGTTTAAGAAAGAAGACAACATTTTATTCGTACATTCAGGTGGTTCACCAGCTTTATATGCGAATACTTCTCTTTTTGTATAA
- a CDS encoding LPXTG cell wall anchor domain-containing protein: MHIKEKRYKNMKTKQTIAVSTLALAMIAGSTPTHAEVNDATAQQSTEDRLAEIKQHKQELDAKLQQHKQNVDQTLNELNQVKKNADEKVNEIKQHKQVADEKIGEIKQHKQELDAKLQQDKQIADEKIAEMKEHKQNIDEKVNELKDHKQTVDEKVNEIKQHKENIDAKVNELNELKEVKKHVDEKLAELKKAKQTAEDKLAEIKENKPNTGNTLEELKKIKQNLDSLASNLELAKQDVKNKLAELQEARQNLINKLNEIKQSKQTVSDDLTQKKQDLDIKINDFKHTEKKIDDKLAELYTTKQNVDNKINEVSQSKQTQADNGTKNKNARELPKAGSEQSSNVPLGMLSIIGGLLLLTRNKIKMFFSK, translated from the coding sequence ATGCATATAAAAGAAAAGAGGTACAAAAATATGAAGACAAAACAAACGATTGCAGTTTCTACACTAGCTTTAGCAATGATTGCGGGGTCTACTCCTACTCATGCAGAAGTAAATGATGCGACTGCTCAGCAAAGTACTGAAGACCGATTAGCGGAAATTAAACAACACAAACAAGAATTAGATGCAAAACTTCAGCAGCACAAACAAAATGTGGATCAAACGTTAAATGAACTTAACCAAGTTAAGAAAAATGCTGATGAAAAAGTAAACGAAATTAAGCAGCATAAACAAGTTGCTGATGAAAAAATCGGCGAAATTAAACAACATAAACAAGAATTAGATGCAAAACTTCAGCAAGACAAACAAATCGCCGATGAGAAAATCGCTGAAATGAAAGAGCATAAGCAAAATATCGATGAAAAGGTTAATGAACTTAAAGATCATAAACAAACAGTCGATGAAAAAGTGAATGAAATTAAGCAGCATAAAGAGAACATCGATGCAAAGGTTAATGAACTTAATGAACTTAAGGAAGTTAAAAAACATGTTGATGAAAAATTAGCCGAGTTAAAAAAGGCTAAACAAACTGCTGAGGATAAACTTGCTGAAATTAAAGAAAATAAGCCGAATACTGGTAACACGTTAGAGGAACTTAAGAAAATTAAACAAAATTTAGATAGCCTTGCCTCTAACTTAGAACTAGCTAAACAAGATGTAAAAAATAAACTAGCTGAGTTACAAGAGGCTAGACAGAACTTAATAAATAAATTGAACGAAATTAAACAATCAAAACAAACTGTTTCAGATGATTTAACACAGAAAAAACAAGACTTAGATATCAAAATAAACGATTTTAAACATACTGAGAAAAAAATTGACGACAAATTAGCTGAGTTATATACAACGAAGCAAAATGTAGATAACAAGATTAATGAAGTATCACAATCTAAACAAACACAAGCAGATAATGGTACTAAAAACAAAAACGCTAGAGAACTTCCTAAAGCTGGTAGTGAACAATCAAGTAACGTGCCACTAGGAATGTTATCCATCATTGGTGGCCTTTTATTATTAACACGCAATAAAATTAAAATGTTTTTCTCAAAATAA